The following proteins come from a genomic window of Meles meles chromosome 1, mMelMel3.1 paternal haplotype, whole genome shotgun sequence:
- the LOC123944363 gene encoding TAR DNA-binding protein 43 isoform X2 yields MSEYIRVTEDENDEPIEIPSEDDGTVLLSTVTAQFPGACGLRYRNPVSQCMRGVRLVEGILHAPDAGWGNLVYVVNYPKDNKRKMDETDASSAVKVKRAVQKTSDLIVLGLPWKTTEQDLKEYFSTFGEVLMVQVKKDIKTGHSKGFGFVRFTEYETQVKVMSQRHMIDGRWCDCKLPNSKQSPDEPLRSRKVFVGRCTEDMTADELRQFFCQYGEVVDVFIPKPFRAFAFVTFADDQVAQSLCGEDLIIKGISVHISNAEPKHNSNRQLERSGRFGGNPVFNKSG; encoded by the exons atgTCGGAGTATATTCGGGTAACTGAAGATGAGAATGACGAGCCCATTGAGATACCGTCAGAGGACGACGGGACAGTGCTGCTGTCCACAGTTACAGCCCAGTTTCCCGGCGCATGTGGGCTGCGCTACCGGAACCCAGTGTCGCAGTGTATGAGAGGTGTCCGGCTGGTGGAAGGGATTCTGCATGCCCCTGATGCTGGCTGGGGGAACCTGGTGTATGTCGTCAACTATCCCAAAG ataacaaaagaaaaatggatgagACAGATGCTTCATCAGCAGTGAAAGTGAAAAGAGCTGTCCAGAAAACGTCTGATTTAATAGTGTTGGGTCTTCCATGGAAAACGACTGAACAGGatctaaaagaatattttagtaCCTTTGGAGAAGTTCTCATGGTTCAG gtcAAGAAGGATATTAAAACTGGTCATTCAAAGGGGTTTGGCTTTGTTCGTTTTACGGAATATGAAACCCAGGTTAAAGTAATGTCACAGCGGCATATGATAGATGGACGGTGGTGTGACTGTAAACTTCCTAATTCTAAG CAAAGCCCGGACGAGCCTCTGAGAAGCAGGAAGGTGTTCGTCGGGCGCTGCACGGAGGACATGACCGCCGACGAGCTGCGCCAGTTCTTCTGCCAGTACGGGGAGGTGGTAGACGTCTTCATTCCCAAACCGTTCAGGGCCTTCGCCTTTGTCACGTTTGCAGACGATCAG GTTGCCCAGTCTCTTTGTGGAGAGGACTTGATCATTAAAGGAATCAGCGTACACATATCCAATGCTGAAC